From the genome of Leptotrichia sp. OH3620_COT-345, one region includes:
- a CDS encoding hemolysin translates to VTGNIKNLELVSVQNTSTTTGSSSGISVGVSSTGMPNSIGLSGSKTNGSRAFVDNQTTFIVGDGSNLTIGKTTNTGSIIGKEG, encoded by the coding sequence GTAACAGGAAACATAAAAAACCTTGAGCTTGTATCAGTTCAGAACACAAGTACAACAACGGGAAGCAGTAGCGGAATAAGTGTAGGAGTAAGTTCAACAGGAATGCCAAATTCCATAGGATTAAGTGGAAGTAAGACGAACGGAAGCAGAGCTTTTGTAGATAATCAGACAACATTTATAGTGGGAGACGGAAGTAATCTTACAATAGGTAAAACAACAAATACAGGATCAATAATAGGCAAAGAAGGCAA